A portion of the Sabethes cyaneus chromosome 3, idSabCyanKW18_F2, whole genome shotgun sequence genome contains these proteins:
- the LOC128739574 gene encoding spermidine/spermine N(1)-acetyltransferase-like protein 1, translating to MSQEDLSQEGLSQEDLTQQGLSQEGMSQEGLPQEGLSQEGLSREGLSQEGLSPKGLSQEGLSQEGLSQEGLSQEDRSQEDLSQEDLSQEGLSQEDMSQEGLTQEGMSQEGLQQGLSHECLSQDGLSQEGLSQEGLSQESLSQEGLSQEDRSQEDLSQEDLSQEGLSYEGLSQEGLSQEDRSQEDLSQEDLSQDCLSQKGLSQGLSQEGLSQEDLSQEGLSQVGLLQEGLSQGLSQEGLSQEGLSQEGLSQEGSSQEGLSQEGLSQGGLLQEGLSQGSSQEGLSQGGLLQEGLSQGGLLQEGLSQGGLLQEDLSQEDLSLECLSQEGLSQQGLSQDGLSHEGLSQEGMSQEGLQQEGLSQEGLSQEDRSQEDLSQEDLSQEVLSQEDMSQEGLTQEGMSQEGLSQESLSQEGSSQKGLSQAGLSQEGLSQEGLSQEGLSQEGLSQEDRSQEDLSQEDLSQEGLSYEGLSQEGLSQEDRSQEDLSQEDLSQDCLSQKGLSQGLSQEGLSQEDLSQEGLSQVGLLQEGLSQGLSQEGLSQEGLSQEGLSQEGLSQEGSSQEGLSQEGLSQGGLLQEGLSQGSSQEGLLQGGLLQEGLSQGGLLQEGLSQGGLLQEDLSQEDLSLECLSQEGLSQQGWS from the exons ATGTCACAAGAAGACCTGTCACAAGAAGGTTTGTCACAAGAAGATTTGACACAACAAGGTTTGTCACAAGAAGGTATGTCACAAGAAGGCTTGCCACAGGAAGGTTTGTCACAAGAAG GTTTGTCGCGAGAAGGTTTGTCACAAGAAGGTTTGTCACCAAAAGGCTTGTCACAAGAAGGTTTGTCACAAGAAGGTTTGTCACAAGAAGGTTTGTCACAAGAAGACCGGTCACAAGAAGACCTGTCACAAGAAGACCTGTCACAAGAAGGTTTGTCACAAGAGGATATGTCACAAGAAGGTTTGACACAAGAAGGTATGTCACAAGAAGGTTTGCAACAAGGTTTGTCACATGAATGTTTGTCACAAGACGGTTTGTCACAAGAAGGCTTGTCACAAGAAGGTTTGTCACAAGAAAGCTTGTCACAAGAAGGTTTGTCACAAGAAGACCGGTCACAAGAAGACCTGTCACAAGAAGACCTGTCACAAGAAG GCTTGTCATATGAAGGTTTGTCACAAGAAGGTTTGTCACAAGAAGACCGGTCGCAAGAAGACCTGTCACAAGAAGACCTGTCACAAGATTGTTTGTCACAAAAAGGTTTGTCACAAGGTTTGTCGCAAGAAGGTTTGTCACAAGAGGATTTGTCACAAGAAGGTTTGTCACAAGTGGGTTTGTTGCAAGAAG GTTTGTCACAGGGTTTGTCACAAGAAGGTTTGTCACAAGAAGGTTTGTCACAGGAAGGTTTGTCACAAGAAGGTTCGTCCCAAGAAGGTTTGTCACAAGAGGGTTTGTCACAAGGGGGTTTGTTACAAGAAG GTTTATCACAAGGATCGTCACAAGAAGGTTTGTCACAAGGAGGTTTGTTACAAGAAGGTTTGTCACAAGGGGGTTTGTTACAAGAAGGTTTGTCACAAGGGGGTTTGTTACAAGAAGACCTGTCACAGGAAGACCTGTCTCTAGAATGTTTGTCACAAGAAGGTTTGTCACAACAAG GTTTGTCGCAGGATGGTTTGTCACATGAAGGTTTGTCACAAGAAGGTATGTCACAAGAAGGTTTGCAACAAGAAGGTTTGTCACAAGAAGGTTTGTCACAAGAAGACCGGTCACAAGAAGACCTGTCACAAGAAGACCTGTCACAGGAAGTTTTGTCACAAGAGGATATGTCACAAGAAGGTTTGACACAAGAAGGTATGTCACAAGAAGGTTTGTCACAAGAAAGCTTGTCGCAAGAAGGGTCGTCACAAAAAGGTTTGTCACAAGCAGGTTTGTCACAAGAAGGTTTGTCACAAGAAGGTTTGTCACAAGAAGGTTTGTCACAAGAAGGTTTGTCACAAGAAGACCGGTCACAAGAAGACCTGTCACAAGAAGACCTGTCACAAGAAG GCTTGTCATATGAAGGTTTGTCACAAGAAGGTTTGTCACAAGAAGACCGGTCGCAAGAAGACCTGTCACAAGAAGACCTGTCACAAGATTGTTTGTCACAAAAAGGTTTGTCACAAGGTTTGTCGCAAGAAGGTTTGTCACAAGAGGATTTGTCACAAGAAGGTTTGTCACAAGTGGGTTTGCTGCAAGAAG GTTTGTCACAAGGTTTGTCACAAGAAGGTTTGTCACAAGAAGGTTTGTCACAAGAAGGTTTGTCACAGGAAGGTTTGTCACAAGAAGGTTCGTCACAAGAAGGTTTGTCACAAGAGGGTTTGTCACAAGGGGGTTTGTTACAAGAAG GTTTGTCACAAGGATCGTCACAAGAAGGTTTGTTACAAGGGGGTTTGTTACAAGAAGGTTTATCACAAGGGGGTTTGTTACAAGAAGGTTTGTCACAAGGGGGTTTGTTACAAGAAGACCTGTCACAGGAAGACCTGTCTCTAGAATGTTTGTCACAAGAAGGTTTGTCACAACAAGGTTGGTCATAA